A segment of the Verrucomicrobiota bacterium genome:
ACTCTCGGGGGTGCTCTGGTGGCACTGATCCTTCGCCCTCAGATATAGCGGGGGGCGGGTCCCCCCCCCCCCCGCTCCTTACTTCCGAAGTTAACGAAAACAGCAACCAAGCGTTTTTAACATCGATTGAAATCGCACTATAGTCCATTGAAGGCTCGGATTCTTGATCTGGACAAAGCCTAACTGACCTGTCCCACGCTTCGCCCCTTCACCCGATACACGAGGGACAGAACCAAATTCAATAAGGAAGGCAGGAACACCAAGGTGACTGCAGTCGAGAATAACAAACCAAACAAGACAATTGCCCCTACACCCCGATACAGCTCAGTCCCTTCCCCGGGGAATAATACCAGCGGCAAAATTCCGACGACTGTTGTCGTGGTGGACATCAAGATCGGGCGAAGTCGCAAGAGCGTCGCCTCCTTGATCGCCGCCGAGACCTCTGCACCTGCCCGCAAGCCATCCATTGTCCGACTAACGATGAGTATCGGATTGTTCACCACTGTCCCAAGCAGGATCAAAAACCCAAGCATAGTAATCATGTCAAAAGACTGCTGAATCGGTGCGAGGCCAAAAAAGGGAAGAACCGAGCCCGCAACATTCAGCAACCAGAGACCTCCAATTCCTCCGGCAATCCCAATCGGAACCGTCGTTAGAATCAGAAGAGGAAACCCCCAGTGCGAAAAGACCGCTGTCAGCAGCAGGTAGGAAAGAACGAGCGCGATCGCAAAATTGCCCGTGAGAGACTCCCGAGTCTTTTGCAACTGATCTCCCGCTCCGGTCACATCGATTGAGACGTCGTCCGGTATTTCACCTGCATCACGAAGAGCCTCTACAAGATCCCGCTGAACCATCTCCACTGCAATTTCAAGAGGGACATTTCTGGGGGGAATGACGTTAATCGTGACGGCACGATCTCCATTTAAGCGACGAATGGCCGAAGTGTCGGCCCGCTCCAAAATATCTGCCACCGCACCTACCGTCGTGACTCCACCGACCGGAGCAAAGAGCGGCATGCCACGCAATTCGTCGAGGGACTCGGCCTCCCTCCCTTCACCCGAAACGAAGACGTCTACTCGGTCGCCATCGAGGAGGAATTCGTCCACGTAGGCACCATCTGTCAAAGCAGCCACCGAGAACCCAAACGACTCATTCGTAAAACCCAATTCCGCGAGGTAGTCCCAATTCGGATGAACCTCGACCATTGGCTGCTGGAGAGTTAGCGCGCTCGGATCAGAATTCAGCGAAGGATTATCAAAAATCTCTTCTGCTTTCCGAAAGGCTGCGCCTGCCACTTCGTAGATATCCGTCAACTCCGGTCCCGAAATATCCAGGTTTACACTCCGCGAACCTCCATCGTTACTACTGATGATCGAGCCACGCGAGGTGAAGCTTCTTAGTCCCGGGTAGTTCGAGATGAAATCCTCTAGTGCCACACCCAGTTGATCCACCCGTCTCGGATTGACGGTCTCCGCGACCATAAAGATCGATTCCGCACTAGCGTTCACAAGAATCCAATCAATGATCGGGATTTCCTGATCATCAACAGCGTCCGGGCCAACATTGGACGCAAAGTAGGGAGAAAACTCTGCGAGAAGCTCCTGCACAATTTCATCCATCGTTGAAAGATTGTAGCCCGGAGGCGCGCTCACCCTGGTAAAAATTTTCGCCTCCTCACCCTCCGGCAGGTATTCAGCAGGAGGGGTGAGAAAGTAAATGATCGCTCCACTGGTCAATACGACCAAGCCAACACCGGACAAAGCCCAGGAGCGAGACCCGCTCAATCTCCCCACCAGTCCAGAAAACAACCCCGATATACCCGTTGAGCCTCTGCCTCCGGTCCCAATCGACTTCAAATGAACGCTCGCCGTTGGGATGACCGAAATCGCCACCAACATCGAAGCAATGATCGCAGCCGAGATCGCTATAGCGATGTCTGAGAACAGCTCGCCTGCCTCCTCATCAATCAACCAAACCGGCGCAAACACGATCACGGTGGTCATCGTTGAGGCAAGCACCGAAGACCAGACTTCCCTCACGCCAAATAACGCAGATTCCATTGCTTTACGACCTGCCCTTCTCTGCTTCTCAATCGATTCCAATACGACGATCGCGTTGTCCAAAGTCATGCCGATCGCAAAGGCGATACCCGCTAGCGAGATCACGTTGATCGTCCGGCCGAAAACAATAAGTCCTATGAATCCTGCAATGGTGCAGGCCGGGATTCCTGCCACACAGATTGCGGTCGCGGGAAATGAGCGCAGAAAGCAAAAGAGGACGAGGGTCGCAGCGATTGCACCTATGGCCAAATTTCGCCAAACGTTTGCAATCGATGCCTCGACGTAGCGAACATCGTCGGACGTCTTCAAAAGCTCGAGATCTAGAGGCGCAAGGATCTGCCGATTGATCTCAGAAACCGTCTCGGCCATGGCATTCTTGATATCGATTACATTCGATCCGACCTCTCGGTAGACGAAGAGCTGGATCGCCAATCGCCCATCGAGATACGCGCGACGAACCGGCTCGTAAAGTCCCAGCTCCACCGTCGCAACCTCACCAAGCGTTGTAACCGCATCGCCATCTCGGCGTAGCACAACCTCCGGTAGATCCAGAGGATCATCGAGTCGACCGATGGTTCGAACCAAGTAACGCCGCTTCCCCTCATCGATATCGCCCGCGGAGATATCGGCATTTCGATCTCTCAAAGCAGAACGAACATCTGACAAGGTAAGACCCGCTGCAGCCAGCCGAGGAAGATCGACTTGGATTTGAATCTGGCGCTGTGGAGCACCCCTGACATCTACCTGCGAGACACCGGGCACCCGCTCCATCCTCGGGCGGACGCGGTTCTCCACAAAGTCCCTTAATTGAAGAATGTCCTCAGGACTCCTCGTTCCCGAAGTATCGTAAACACCGTAGAACATGAACGCATTGTCCGAAAACGAAGAAGCAACGACTCTCGGTTCATCCACGTTCTCCGGATACGACGGAACCTGGCTGAGTGCGTTAATCACCCGGATAAGCGCATCGTTGACGTCGACGGACGATGGAAACTCGATCTCGATCGACGCCCTTCCGAAAGTTGCCGTGGAGACCATCCGGCTCACCCCGGTTACTGATCGAAGGTAGTCTTCCTGCTGAATGAGGATCTCCTTTTCAACATCCTGCGGAGTCGCACCGCGCCACGAGGTGATAATCGTAATCGTCCTTACCTCCAGATCCGGGATCATCTGGACCGGGATGCGAAAAGCCGCTGCTATTCCAAGGACACAAATAAGGAGGGTGAAAACGGCGACTTGGACGCCGTGTTTGATACACCAATCGAACATGACCTATTCTGTGGTCCGTGTAGCTGGATTTCCGGATTCAACAATTCGAACCATCTGACCCTCACGCAGCGACTCGTTTCCCCGGACCACCACCCTATCCGCTGCAGAAAGCCCGTCGAGAACAACCGCGTTCTTGCCGAGCGAGGACCCCAGTTGGACCGCACGCGAGCGCGCCTCCAAACCTCCGTCAACTTCGGTCAAAGTCCAGACGGACGCCTCTCCTCTTTCGTCCCGGATGATCGCATCGCGAGGAATCACGAGAGTCTTCTCACTAGTTTGAGGACGGAAAACCGCAACTGCAGACATACCCGGCTTTAGGATCTCAGGAGGATTCTCAATGGCGATTCGAACGAGAAATGTGCGGGTTCCCGGATCGACCACCGGACCCAGTGCATCAACGCGGCCTTCTATTGCTACATCAGGAAGACCCTGAACAGTCACAAGAACAGATTCGGTCGAAAGAGCCTCATTGATTTTTTCCTGAGGAACCCGGACTTCGAGACGAAGGTTGTCCCCGACAAAGTACGCCACTGGAGAACCGGTCTCCACCCACTCTCCCAATTCAGTCCGCTTATCAGCGATTTTACCCGGAAACGGGGCGACCACAGCATGGCGCCGAATCCGCTCTTCTCCCACCGCAAGCTCAGCCGCCGCCCGCTCCACCCGGATCTTCGCCGTCTCATACTCGTTCTGGCGGGTGAGCCTTACCGAACGCGGAAGTCCTGTGTCTCCTAAATCGACAGCTTCATCAAAAAGTCTCTTCGCTTCCTCCATTTCGGACTTTGCCTCCGCCAACGATGCTTTACGAAGACCTAGGTCCATTTCCGCGAGAGTCGTATCGAGCTGAACGATGGTCTGCCCTTCCTCAAAGTGATCGCCCACTTCGAAATCGGCCTCTTGGACGAGACCCGGCAAACGGGGAGACAACAAAGTCTGTCGCCGCGCCGCAACCGTCCCCGTGTAAGCACTACTCGCTGACTCTGCGCTAAATGTAGGAACGGCGACTGACACGGGCGTCTCCTCCGACTCCGCGGGATTAACGAACAAGCCAAGACTTATCAGAGACAAAAAAAGCGAACGGGCGTTTAAGACTGTCATCGACGGCGACGATACTCTCCTCTCAGGAGTTTGTTTGCAAGAATCTAGGACCCCTAGAAAATCCAACCGATAACAATTTTCAGATGAGCGGAGGATTTCTTGGATTAGAGACTCCCGCTTCGCTTGAAACGAAGTTACTCGCTCACTCAAAAATCGCTTTTACAATTCCGGTAAGGCGAATCACAGTATTCTGACATTACTCCTCGATGTTTTGTAGTTTTTACTTTGGGCCCGGGCGTCTTCCAGCTGACCAATGGGTGGCGTTCGCAATCCTACAAAGAACCAACCCCTTGAAACCTCTCGATTCAACGACTGTCCCCTCTAATCACACCCCTAATGGTCCTCCCGAGAAAACCACACCGAATGGTAACCCGAAGGCTGTGGTACCTAGCTCTTTCACCTCTAGCTTTAGCCAGCCTCTTCGGTTCGGAATCTTTCAATGATATCCCTCAGGGTCGCGAGCTCTACACGCAGTGGTGTGTCGGCTGTCATGGGGCGAAACATGAAGGAGGTCTCGGAGGGTCGCTGGTCAACGATCCGTTCAAGCAAGTCGGGAGGACAATCGGATTCTTGGAATATGTAAAAGAGGGAAATCTGGAAGTAGGAATGCCATCTTTCGAAGCAATGCTCACTGACAACCAAATATTGAGCATCGCTCACTACATTGCTCATATTCGAAAGAACGGTATCGATGCACCACTCGAGCCGAAAATCTTGGCTCAACAACATATTGAGGAAGGGAAAGGAAGCCATGACTTTGCTGTTGAGGAAGTGTTCAAACTAAGTGGAACTCCGTGGGGAATTGATTTTTTCCCAGGAAAAAGCGGTGGTTTGATTACTCATCGCGAAGGCGATCTGAGTCGGTTTGAAAATGATCGCGTAGTCGGAACGATTCGGAATGTTCCCCCGGTGCGCACTGGTGGCCAGGCAGGCATGATGGAGGTCGCTTTTCACCCGGAATACGATACGAACGGTTGGATCTATTTGGCCTATTCGCACGAATCCGAAGCTGCCGGGATGACTCGCGTCGTCCGCGGAAGAATTGAAGATGACCGCTGGGTCGACCAAGAGGTGATCTTTCAAGCGCAACAAGAGCACTACCTAACTTCGAAGCAACACTGGGGAACGAGAATCGTCTTCACCGATGGCTATCTGTTCTTTGGAATCGGCGACCGCGGGAGGATGAACGATGCCCAGGACCTTTCCAAGCCAAACGGCAAAATTCACCGCGTTTATGACGACGGTCGCATCCCGAAAGACAACCCCTTTTCCGGGGATCGCAAAGCTCTACCATCTATCTGGGCCTATGGAGTCCGCAATCCGCAGGGCCTCGATCTGCACCCTCTGACCGGAGAACTCTGGGAGTCCGAGCATGGCCCTCGGGGCGGAGATGAGATCAATGTGATTGAGCGAGGCAAAAATTATGGCTGGCCGGAGATTACTTACGGTATCAATTACAATGGTACGCCAATAAGCGACCGCCAGAGAGCACCGGGTATGGAGCAACCTAGACACTACTGGACGCCCTCGATAGCAGTTTGCGGAATGGACTTCTACGAAGGCTCTTCGTTTCCGAATTGGAAATACAACCTTTTCGCGGGAGGACTTAGATCAAATGAATTGCATCGACTGGTTATCGAGGATGGGGAGGTCGTCGAGTCCGAGATCATTCTCAAGGATGAGGGGCGTATTCGCGATGTCGCCTCAGGTCCAGATGGAGCCCTCTACTTAGTCATGAACGGTCCGAGTCGCCTCGTTCGGCTTGTTCCGTAGACGAGAATCAGAATTTCCCAAGGCCTTGGAGCCGGAAATCGGATTCGAACCGACGACCTACTCATTACGAATGAGTTGCTCTACCAACTGAGCTATTCCGGCGAACCAAGGCGAGAGGTTCAGCGATCCGAGTTTCGATGACAAGGCCGGAATCATACCAAATTTGGTATTACTCAGATTTGAGTCTTCGAGCCATCAAATCCTGAAGAGCCGTTCCGGGATTTTTCGCCTCGTAGACCAACGAATACACCTCATCCAAAATCGGAGTAGACAATCCGATCTTGCGACAGCGTTCTTGGTACAGCTTCACTGCGAGAGCACCTTCTACCACGGTCGATCGATCTTTCAATAAGTCACTCACCAACCCTCCACTTGAAATCATCTCTCCAAAGGTTCGATTTCGACTCCACTCTCCGTAACTGGTCGCAACCAAATCGCCCAAGCCACTAAGACCACTGAAGGTATCGCGGTTTCCCCCTAGAGCCACACCGATTTCCACCATTTCCGCATGACTTCGGGTTAGCAGGGCAGCTTTAGCGTTGTCGCCCAGCCCAAGACCGTCAGCACAGCCACTTGCAATCGCGAAGATGTTTTTAAGGCTCCCACCGAGCGACACTCCTGTCGGATCCTCCGAAAGATAGAGTCGAAAACAGTCGTCGCTAAAGGCTACCTGCAGGTCCCTCACCCAGTCACTGATTTCTGAAAACGCAAGAACCGCTGCAAGTGGTAATCTCTGCGCCAATCCACCCGCGTGGGTGGGGCCACTCAAAATTCCCGCAGGATACCATGGCAAGACTTCCCTCATCACCTCAAAGGGCAGCTCGAGAGTTTCTGGATCGAGGCCCTTACAAACGGCTACGACTGCGGAAATCCCCCAAGAACTACTGCGCGACTGGGCAATCTTCTCACACAAGGATCTAAGGCCCTTCGCCGGACAGGCTAGGACCACTAGATCCGCCTCCATCAGGGCGGGCATCACTTCGTGGCCGAGCTGCAGAGAAGGCGGTATAGGAAATCCCGGAAGATAAACCTTGTTTTCGCGGGATGTCGCCATGTCGGCTGCGTGATCAAGCCTACGCGAAACAAGGGTGACTGTGTGACCACGGCGGTCAAAGTGAAGAGCTAGCGCCGTTCCCCATGAACCCGCACCCAAGACTGCGATATTCATTCCGGGAATCGATTTTCAACCACGTCTTCGCGGTAGGCCTTCATCGCTCTTGTCATTTGATGGCCAATATCCGCGTACAGCTTGACGAAACCCGGTGCTTTGTCGGTTCCTATTCCCAACAAGTCGTGGCTAACAAGAATCTGGCCGTCACAATCTGGACCGCTGCCAATTCCTATAAGAGGTATTCCCATGTTGCCTCGAATTTCGCCGGCCAAAGAACTCTCAATCATCTCGCCGATGCAGGCAAAGCATCCCGAGGCCTCCACCGATTCAGCGTCTGCTATCAAAGCCTCCGCTTCCTCTTCCGTGCCTCCGTAGCGGCGGTATTTCCCCTCGACCTGAATCCTCTGCGGCAAAAGGCCGATATGACCCATCACGGGAATCCCCGAGTCTACGAGAAAAGTGCGAAGATCGTAGCGTTCCCGGCCGCCTTCGAGCTTTACACCTCCAGCACCCATTTGGACCAACTTACGGCAAGCTCGCAGCACATGGTCTCGATTGAGAGAAGCCTCGCCAAAAGGGAGGTCGACCACGACAAGGGCATCCGGAACTGCACGTAAAACCGCAGCTGAATGATGTTCCATCATTCTAAAAGTGACAGGCACAGTTGTCGGAAAACCGAGCACCGTGGTTCCCACCGAATCCCCCACGAGGATCAAATCCATCCCCGCTTCATCCGCAAATACTGCTGATGGGAAGTCGTAGGCGGTAATCGCCACAATTGGTCGATCCCCTTTCATGGCAGTTATTGTGTTGGTCGTGATTTTCACTCGATCCGATTAAAATAAAACCTGTAGAGTCGCCCCTGCAACGGTTCGCTTCAACATGATTTTTCTCCGTAGATTCTATCGATGGCGCTACTTTCGTCGCCAGAGAGGCAAAAGGTATCGTCCTTTTGGAGGAGCCTCAGGCTATCGAAGGATCTCTTTCGGTAAGCACCTTGCCCGTTCGACTCGGGAGGGTAAGGAATTCCCGGGATTCCGCGATCGTGTCCAGAGACGAAGAAGACGAGTGATACGAATTGTCTTGTCAGCGATCGCCCTTCTTTTCCTCGGCTGGATCGTCTACGAGAGTATCTACGGGCTCTCACTCTTCTAACGGATCTTCCACTGCGCAACGTCGATAGTTTTTTGATCGCTCTTTGGCCATCTCGCTACAAGCGTCCGAATTATGAAGAGCGAGTTGAGTAAATCGATACCGCCAGTTCGGATCGACAACGTTTCGAAGCACTTCCGAAAAGTTACGGCTGTTGACAAACTAACTCTCGATGTAAATCCGGGGGACGTCTTGGCTCTTATCGGTGCGAACGGTTCCGGCAAATCGACGACTTTTCGTTTACTCCTCAGTATCTATCAAGCGAGTTCAGGAGAGGCTTATTTGCTGGGGACTCCGTCTGCCAAACTTAATGGAAAAGACTTTGAGCAGATTTGCTACGTCTCCGAGGGTCAAAAGCTCCCCCTTTGGATGACCGTCGAGTATTTTCTCGGCTTTTGCAGTCAGCTCTACCCGAGTTGGGACCACGACCTTTGCAACCGACTGGTCGAAGCTTTTGGACTACCGCTTCAGCAAAAAATCAAGCACCTTTCCCGTGGCCAGCGGATGAAAGCCTTGGTCGCTAGCACACTGCCTTGCAGACCGAAAGTCCTCTTGCTTGACGAACCGTTCAGCGGTCTGGATGTGGAGACCAGGGCTCAACTAGCTTCTCTTCTAAATCGATTGGCAAAGGACGATGGACTGGCGACCGTAATCACCACTCACGATGTCGAAGAAGTTGAACCAGTGGCAAACAGGATCGCGATTCTTGCTAACGGCCGGCTACAAATCAACGAAGCCCTCGACCCGTTTTTGGGGCGTCATCGCAGGCTTACCATTGAAGGAGACAGCGAAGTCTCTCTTCCAAAGGAATTCCTTGAAAGAGTGAAAACAACGCAGACTCTCGAAGG
Coding sequences within it:
- the panB gene encoding 3-methyl-2-oxobutanoate hydroxymethyltransferase, with translation MKITTNTITAMKGDRPIVAITAYDFPSAVFADEAGMDLILVGDSVGTTVLGFPTTVPVTFRMMEHHSAAVLRAVPDALVVVDLPFGEASLNRDHVLRACRKLVQMGAGGVKLEGGRERYDLRTFLVDSGIPVMGHIGLLPQRIQVEGKYRRYGGTEEEAEALIADAESVEASGCFACIGEMIESSLAGEIRGNMGIPLIGIGSGPDCDGQILVSHDLLGIGTDKAPGFVKLYADIGHQMTRAMKAYREDVVENRFPE
- a CDS encoding PQQ-dependent sugar dehydrogenase, which codes for MVTRRLWYLALSPLALASLFGSESFNDIPQGRELYTQWCVGCHGAKHEGGLGGSLVNDPFKQVGRTIGFLEYVKEGNLEVGMPSFEAMLTDNQILSIAHYIAHIRKNGIDAPLEPKILAQQHIEEGKGSHDFAVEEVFKLSGTPWGIDFFPGKSGGLITHREGDLSRFENDRVVGTIRNVPPVRTGGQAGMMEVAFHPEYDTNGWIYLAYSHESEAAGMTRVVRGRIEDDRWVDQEVIFQAQQEHYLTSKQHWGTRIVFTDGYLFFGIGDRGRMNDAQDLSKPNGKIHRVYDDGRIPKDNPFSGDRKALPSIWAYGVRNPQGLDLHPLTGELWESEHGPRGGDEINVIERGKNYGWPEITYGINYNGTPISDRQRAPGMEQPRHYWTPSIAVCGMDFYEGSSFPNWKYNLFAGGLRSNELHRLVIEDGEVVESEIILKDEGRIRDVASGPDGALYLVMNGPSRLVRLVP
- a CDS encoding efflux RND transporter permease subunit; its protein translation is MFDWCIKHGVQVAVFTLLICVLGIAAAFRIPVQMIPDLEVRTITIITSWRGATPQDVEKEILIQQEDYLRSVTGVSRMVSTATFGRASIEIEFPSSVDVNDALIRVINALSQVPSYPENVDEPRVVASSFSDNAFMFYGVYDTSGTRSPEDILQLRDFVENRVRPRMERVPGVSQVDVRGAPQRQIQIQVDLPRLAAAGLTLSDVRSALRDRNADISAGDIDEGKRRYLVRTIGRLDDPLDLPEVVLRRDGDAVTTLGEVATVELGLYEPVRRAYLDGRLAIQLFVYREVGSNVIDIKNAMAETVSEINRQILAPLDLELLKTSDDVRYVEASIANVWRNLAIGAIAATLVLFCFLRSFPATAICVAGIPACTIAGFIGLIVFGRTINVISLAGIAFAIGMTLDNAIVVLESIEKQRRAGRKAMESALFGVREVWSSVLASTMTTVIVFAPVWLIDEEAGELFSDIAIAISAAIIASMLVAISVIPTASVHLKSIGTGGRGSTGISGLFSGLVGRLSGSRSWALSGVGLVVLTSGAIIYFLTPPAEYLPEGEEAKIFTRVSAPPGYNLSTMDEIVQELLAEFSPYFASNVGPDAVDDQEIPIIDWILVNASAESIFMVAETVNPRRVDQLGVALEDFISNYPGLRSFTSRGSIISSNDGGSRSVNLDISGPELTDIYEVAGAAFRKAEEIFDNPSLNSDPSALTLQQPMVEVHPNWDYLAELGFTNESFGFSVAALTDGAYVDEFLLDGDRVDVFVSGEGREAESLDELRGMPLFAPVGGVTTVGAVADILERADTSAIRRLNGDRAVTINVIPPRNVPLEIAVEMVQRDLVEALRDAGEIPDDVSIDVTGAGDQLQKTRESLTGNFAIALVLSYLLLTAVFSHWGFPLLILTTVPIGIAGGIGGLWLLNVAGSVLPFFGLAPIQQSFDMITMLGFLILLGTVVNNPILIVSRTMDGLRAGAEVSAAIKEATLLRLRPILMSTTTTVVGILPLVLFPGEGTELYRGVGAIVLFGLLFSTAVTLVFLPSLLNLVLSLVYRVKGRSVGQVS
- a CDS encoding efflux RND transporter periplasmic adaptor subunit translates to MTVLNARSLFLSLISLGLFVNPAESEETPVSVAVPTFSAESASSAYTGTVAARRQTLLSPRLPGLVQEADFEVGDHFEEGQTIVQLDTTLAEMDLGLRKASLAEAKSEMEEAKRLFDEAVDLGDTGLPRSVRLTRQNEYETAKIRVERAAAELAVGEERIRRHAVVAPFPGKIADKRTELGEWVETGSPVAYFVGDNLRLEVRVPQEKINEALSTESVLVTVQGLPDVAIEGRVDALGPVVDPGTRTFLVRIAIENPPEILKPGMSAVAVFRPQTSEKTLVIPRDAIIRDERGEASVWTLTEVDGGLEARSRAVQLGSSLGKNAVVLDGLSAADRVVVRGNESLREGQMVRIVESGNPATRTTE
- a CDS encoding ABC transporter ATP-binding protein, with product MKSELSKSIPPVRIDNVSKHFRKVTAVDKLTLDVNPGDVLALIGANGSGKSTTFRLLLSIYQASSGEAYLLGTPSAKLNGKDFEQICYVSEGQKLPLWMTVEYFLGFCSQLYPSWDHDLCNRLVEAFGLPLQQKIKHLSRGQRMKALVASTLPCRPKVLLLDEPFSGLDVETRAQLASLLNRLAKDDGLATVITTHDVEEVEPVANRIAILANGRLQINEALDPFLGRHRRLTIEGDSEVSLPKEFLERVKTTQTLEGLQEFHTDQFDASMESELNSAFPEALSVKAHPMSLREILTKKAVQL
- a CDS encoding NAD(P)H-dependent glycerol-3-phosphate dehydrogenase, which translates into the protein MNIAVLGAGSWGTALALHFDRRGHTVTLVSRRLDHAADMATSRENKVYLPGFPIPPSLQLGHEVMPALMEADLVVLACPAKGLRSLCEKIAQSRSSSWGISAVVAVCKGLDPETLELPFEVMREVLPWYPAGILSGPTHAGGLAQRLPLAAVLAFSEISDWVRDLQVAFSDDCFRLYLSEDPTGVSLGGSLKNIFAIASGCADGLGLGDNAKAALLTRSHAEMVEIGVALGGNRDTFSGLSGLGDLVATSYGEWSRNRTFGEMISSGGLVSDLLKDRSTVVEGALAVKLYQERCRKIGLSTPILDEVYSLVYEAKNPGTALQDLMARRLKSE